The Formosa sp. Hel1_33_131 genome window below encodes:
- a CDS encoding metal-dependent hydrolase, with amino-acid sequence MTIQFLGHASLLLTIDQIYILVDPFISGNPKASQIDLEAIKADYILLTHAHQDHILDAELIAKRTGATIVSNFEIVSHYQKMGLNGHPMNHGGSWKFDFGTVKYVNAIHTSSFPDGTYGGQPGGFIIKGEHKTIYIAGDTALTYDMKLIPLQYNLDVAILPIGDNFTMGVDDALIASDFLECDKILGYHFDTFGYIEIDHQKAIQTFFEKDKDLMLLAIGESIAL; translated from the coding sequence GATCAAATCTATATTCTTGTAGACCCTTTTATTTCAGGAAACCCTAAGGCATCTCAGATTGATTTAGAGGCTATAAAAGCCGATTATATTTTATTAACACACGCGCATCAAGATCATATTTTGGACGCTGAGCTCATTGCAAAACGCACAGGGGCCACGATTGTATCTAACTTCGAAATTGTTTCTCACTATCAAAAAATGGGTCTCAACGGACATCCCATGAACCATGGCGGCAGTTGGAAATTTGATTTTGGAACGGTTAAATACGTAAATGCGATTCATACCTCTTCCTTTCCAGATGGAACTTACGGGGGTCAACCAGGGGGATTTATCATAAAAGGGGAACATAAAACAATATATATAGCGGGTGATACCGCCCTTACCTATGATATGAAATTGATTCCACTTCAATATAATTTAGATGTAGCAATTCTGCCTATTGGCGATAATTTCACGATGGGTGTGGACGATGCTCTGATTGCGAGTGATTTTCTGGAATGTGATAAAATTTTAGGCTACCACTTTGATACCTTTGGTTATATCGAAATTGACCATCAAAAAGCAATACAAACATTTTTTGAAAAAGACAAAGACCTCATGTTGCTTGCAATAGGTGAATCCATAGCCCTCTAG
- a CDS encoding o-succinylbenzoate synthase produces MQANYFKYQLQFKQASGTSRGVLSYKDTWFIQLEQNSLKGIGECGMFKGLSIDDRANFETKLAWTCENIHLGLDELLAALIEFPSIQFGLEMAFQSLQQKDQFELFPSDFTKGKDSIPINGLIWMGDKSFMKQQIKDKLEAGFSCIKLKIGAIDFEKELELIKSIRNEFDSETIEIRVDANGAFKPDEALEKLKRLSDYNLHSIEQPIQQGQPHEMARLCADTPLPIALDEELIGVFSVTNKALLLQTIKPQYIILKPTLVGGFKGSQEWIDLAESNSIGWWVTSALESNIGLNAIAQWTYTLKSQLPQGLGTGGLFTNNIQAPLVVDSGQLFYDLKTKWNLKF; encoded by the coding sequence ATGCAAGCAAATTATTTTAAATATCAACTTCAATTCAAGCAAGCTAGCGGCACTTCTCGTGGGGTTTTATCCTATAAAGATACTTGGTTTATTCAGCTTGAGCAGAATTCACTCAAAGGGATCGGCGAGTGCGGTATGTTTAAAGGATTGAGTATTGACGATCGTGCAAATTTTGAAACTAAATTAGCTTGGACTTGTGAAAATATTCACTTAGGACTGGATGAATTATTAGCCGCTTTGATTGAATTTCCTTCAATTCAATTTGGATTAGAAATGGCGTTTCAATCGTTGCAACAAAAGGATCAATTTGAATTATTTCCATCTGATTTCACCAAAGGCAAGGACTCGATTCCTATTAATGGATTGATTTGGATGGGGGATAAGTCGTTTATGAAACAACAAATCAAAGACAAACTTGAAGCGGGGTTTTCATGTATAAAACTTAAAATAGGGGCGATTGATTTTGAGAAAGAATTAGAACTCATCAAATCCATACGAAATGAATTTGATTCAGAAACCATTGAAATTCGGGTCGATGCCAATGGCGCCTTCAAACCCGATGAAGCCTTAGAAAAACTAAAACGACTTTCGGACTATAATTTACATTCGATAGAACAGCCAATACAACAAGGGCAGCCTCATGAAATGGCACGGTTATGTGCAGACACCCCTCTGCCAATTGCTTTAGATGAAGAATTAATAGGCGTGTTTTCTGTAACAAATAAGGCCTTATTACTACAAACTATCAAACCTCAATACATCATTTTAAAACCGACCTTAGTCGGAGGTTTCAAAGGCAGTCAAGAATGGATTGACCTTGCAGAATCCAACTCCATTGGGTGGTGGGTGACCAGCGCTTTGGAAAGTAATATTGGACTCAATGCCATTGCGCAGTGGACCTATACGTTAAAGAGTCAGCTTCCTCAAGGATTGGGGACAGGAGGTTTGTTTACCAACAACATCCAAGCCCCTTTAGTGGTCGATTCGGGGCAATTATTTTATGATTTAAAAACAAAGTGGAATTTAAAATTTTAA
- a CDS encoding CPBP family intramembrane glutamic endopeptidase — protein sequence MYIKQAFNIKHDWWLYIAGIAIIVIAVILGQIPYTIILIAKAVEAGLDLQNLDMSQTMRLLDSNLNLFLMLLSFAAGLLGIFFVVKTLHKQTLKSLTTSRLKIDWRRFWFAFLFWGIVSSGLVLADHYMSPENYVFNFKLVPFLILAAVAILLVPLQTSFEEYLFRGYLMQGIGVLCKNKWVPLIFTSVLFGLLHIANPEIEKLGYILLVHYIGTGFFLGVITLMDEGLELALGFHAANNLFTALLVTADWTAFQTNSVLRDISDPDIGSFEIFASILIIYPILIFVFAKVYKWTNWKDKLTGPVTNDQLSNASLPE from the coding sequence ATGTACATCAAACAAGCATTTAACATCAAACACGATTGGTGGCTTTACATTGCAGGTATAGCAATCATCGTTATCGCCGTGATCTTAGGTCAAATTCCATACACGATAATTTTAATAGCAAAAGCAGTCGAAGCCGGTCTGGATCTTCAAAACTTAGACATGAGTCAAACCATGAGGTTGTTAGATTCTAATTTGAATTTATTTCTGATGTTACTGTCGTTTGCCGCAGGTCTTTTAGGGATCTTTTTTGTGGTCAAAACACTCCATAAACAAACCCTAAAAAGCTTAACGACTTCACGATTAAAAATTGATTGGAGACGTTTTTGGTTTGCATTTTTATTTTGGGGAATTGTTTCGAGTGGATTGGTTTTAGCCGATCATTATATGTCTCCCGAAAATTATGTATTTAATTTTAAACTAGTGCCATTTCTGATTTTGGCAGCCGTTGCTATTTTATTAGTGCCACTTCAAACGAGTTTTGAAGAATATCTATTTAGAGGCTATTTGATGCAAGGAATAGGAGTGCTTTGTAAGAATAAATGGGTGCCATTAATATTCACTTCTGTTTTGTTTGGACTTCTTCATATTGCAAACCCAGAGATCGAAAAGTTGGGTTACATATTATTGGTGCATTACATTGGAACAGGGTTCTTTTTAGGTGTGATTACCCTGATGGATGAAGGGCTGGAATTGGCCTTAGGATTTCATGCAGCTAACAATTTATTCACCGCACTTTTAGTGACCGCAGACTGGACGGCCTTTCAAACAAATTCGGTTCTTCGAGATATCTCAGATCCTGATATTGGATCGTTTGAAATATTTGCCTCTATATTGATTATATACCCCATTCTAATTTTCGTTTTCGCGAAGGTTTATAAATGGACCAACTGGAAAGATAAATTAACAGGTCCCGTAACCAATGATCAGTTGTCAAACGCGAGTTTACCCGAATAG
- a CDS encoding AMP-binding protein, with protein sequence MNPNPTYNQPHASFKLEGVFYDTIGLSSLANRFIKEGKDYQVSLGHFIVQWIDLSPEISLQTSGSTGTPKTVLMSKQAMVNSALATGDYFKLKPGDSALSCLPFEYIAAKMMFVRAYVLGLELDCVKPSSNPLEAILRSYDFCAMVPLQLENSLEYLHQITTIIVGGAKLSNGLKIKLKNSSSSIYETFGMTETVSHIAVKNISQPASFFEVLPSVSIGVDERNCLTVNAPHLVSTTIQTNDIVQLRSKTTFEWIGRFDTIINSGGIKIAPEQLEQQLEGFIEERFFITSQKEDSLGEIVVIVIERSKPYETLNFDILEPMKRPKHIYYVDAFKETISGKIKRQETLDLVKPE encoded by the coding sequence TTGAATCCAAATCCAACATATAACCAACCTCATGCTTCCTTCAAATTGGAAGGTGTTTTTTATGATACGATAGGACTGTCGAGTCTTGCCAATCGTTTTATAAAAGAAGGGAAGGATTATCAAGTTTCATTAGGCCATTTTATAGTACAATGGATAGATTTAAGTCCTGAAATCTCATTGCAAACTTCTGGTTCTACCGGAACACCTAAAACGGTTTTAATGTCCAAGCAAGCGATGGTCAATTCTGCCCTTGCTACGGGAGATTACTTCAAATTGAAGCCTGGAGATTCTGCCTTGTCCTGTTTGCCTTTTGAATACATTGCTGCCAAAATGATGTTTGTAAGAGCCTATGTTTTAGGCTTGGAACTCGACTGCGTCAAACCGAGTTCTAACCCCTTAGAAGCCATTTTAAGAAGCTATGACTTTTGTGCGATGGTTCCCTTACAATTAGAAAACTCCCTAGAGTATTTACATCAAATTACAACCATCATCGTTGGGGGAGCAAAGCTTTCCAATGGTTTGAAAATCAAACTTAAAAATTCATCCTCAAGTATTTATGAAACTTTTGGTATGACAGAAACCGTCAGTCATATTGCGGTTAAAAATATCAGCCAACCCGCCTCGTTTTTTGAGGTTTTACCTTCCGTATCGATTGGAGTAGATGAACGGAATTGTTTAACCGTAAACGCGCCACATTTAGTGTCAACAACAATTCAAACGAATGATATTGTTCAGCTTCGTTCCAAAACTACTTTTGAATGGATCGGGCGATTTGATACGATTATAAATTCGGGAGGTATTAAAATAGCCCCTGAACAATTGGAACAACAATTGGAAGGTTTTATTGAAGAACGCTTTTTTATCACCTCTCAAAAAGAGGATTCTTTAGGTGAAATTGTCGTCATCGTGATTGAACGCTCGAAACCTTATGAAACCCTAAATTTTGATATTTTAGAACCGATGAAACGTCCCAAACATATTTATTATGTAGATGCGTTTAAAGAAACTATTTCTGGAAAAATCAAACGTCAAGAAACTTTAGATTTGGTTAAACCTGAATAA
- a CDS encoding acyl-CoA carboxylase subunit beta, translating into MDLNFNINEDYNKLLVTDLNKRLAQVKLGGGKAKIEKEHAKGKLTARERIDYLLDSKSKSIEVGAFVGDGMYEAHGGCPSGGVVVKIGYIKGKQCIVVANDATVKAGAWFPITAKKNLRAQEIAIENKLPIIYLVDSAGVYLPMQDEIFPDKEHFGRIFRNNAQMSSLGITQISAIMGSCVAGGAYLPVMSDEAIIVDKTASIFLAGSYLVKAAIGETIDNETLGGATTHCEISGVTDYKAKDDADALDKVKSIMDKIGDFEKAGYSKVAAKKPISDPKELYGILPKSRADQYDMFEIIKRLVDGSEFEEYKADYGKTIITAYARIEGWAVGIVANQRKLVKNAKGEMQFGGVIYNDSADKATRFMANCNQKKIPLVFLQDVTGFMVGSKSEHSGIIKDGAKMVNALSNSVVPKFTIIIGNSYGAGNYAMCGKAYDPRLIVAWPSAALAVMSGNSAAKVLLQIETASLKKKGETITPEKEAELFDEIKSRYDAQVSPYYAASRLWTDAVINPTDTRDWIRMGIEAANHAPIEKAFNMGVIQV; encoded by the coding sequence ATGGATTTAAACTTCAACATAAACGAGGATTATAATAAGTTACTCGTAACAGATCTAAACAAACGTTTAGCACAAGTTAAATTAGGAGGTGGAAAAGCCAAAATCGAAAAAGAGCACGCCAAAGGAAAACTGACGGCACGCGAACGTATTGACTATCTTTTAGATTCAAAATCAAAATCCATTGAAGTTGGTGCCTTTGTAGGTGATGGCATGTATGAAGCTCACGGTGGATGTCCTTCGGGAGGCGTTGTTGTGAAAATTGGATACATCAAAGGAAAGCAATGCATTGTAGTTGCTAATGACGCCACTGTAAAAGCGGGTGCTTGGTTTCCAATCACCGCTAAAAAAAATCTGAGAGCACAAGAAATTGCAATCGAAAACAAATTACCAATCATTTACTTAGTGGATTCTGCGGGGGTTTATCTCCCAATGCAAGATGAAATTTTCCCTGATAAAGAACACTTTGGACGTATTTTCAGGAACAACGCACAGATGAGCAGTCTAGGTATTACTCAAATTTCGGCAATTATGGGAAGCTGTGTGGCTGGAGGTGCTTACTTGCCCGTTATGAGTGACGAAGCCATTATCGTAGATAAAACCGCAAGTATCTTTTTGGCAGGAAGTTACTTGGTAAAAGCAGCTATTGGAGAAACAATCGATAATGAAACGTTGGGCGGTGCCACAACGCACTGTGAAATAAGTGGTGTAACGGATTACAAAGCCAAAGATGATGCGGATGCGCTGGATAAAGTTAAATCCATCATGGATAAGATTGGTGATTTTGAGAAAGCAGGCTACAGTAAGGTCGCTGCTAAAAAGCCCATTTCTGATCCCAAAGAACTGTATGGAATTCTGCCTAAATCAAGAGCCGATCAATACGATATGTTTGAGATCATCAAACGTTTGGTGGATGGTTCTGAATTTGAAGAATACAAAGCCGACTATGGCAAAACAATTATTACAGCTTATGCCCGTATCGAAGGATGGGCGGTTGGAATTGTCGCAAATCAACGCAAACTCGTCAAAAATGCCAAAGGAGAAATGCAATTTGGTGGGGTTATTTATAACGATAGTGCAGATAAAGCGACTCGCTTTATGGCGAATTGTAATCAGAAAAAAATACCCTTGGTTTTTTTACAAGATGTCACCGGATTTATGGTGGGCAGTAAAAGTGAACACAGTGGAATCATTAAAGACGGTGCTAAGATGGTCAATGCATTGAGCAATAGTGTGGTGCCAAAATTCACCATCATCATCGGTAACAGTTATGGTGCTGGGAATTATGCGATGTGTGGCAAGGCGTACGACCCACGACTCATTGTCGCTTGGCCGAGTGCTGCATTAGCCGTGATGAGTGGCAACAGCGCTGCTAAAGTATTGTTGCAAATAGAAACTGCTTCTTTAAAAAAGAAAGGTGAAACCATTACACCAGAAAAAGAAGCCGAGTTATTCGATGAAATTAAATCGCGCTACGACGCACAAGTGTCTCCTTACTATGCGGCATCTCGATTGTGGACAGATGCTGTGATTAACCCTACAGATACTCGCGATTGGATCCGCATGGGTATTGAAGCTGCCAACCACGCACCTATTGAAAAGGCGTTCAATATGGGAGTTATTCAGGTTTAA
- a CDS encoding pirin family protein gives MTLVFHSASSRGFANHGWLQANHSFSFANFYDPKKMNFGALRVLNDDLIAPSMGFGTHPHDNMEIITIPLSGLLKHKDSMGNSWEEVKAGEVQVMSAGTGIHHSEINGSVSESLSLFQIWIVPNQNNVTPRYDQHYFDQSPDGELQILVSSIEEGSTDSSLKIHQDAQISRVNLSANTFFEYSLKSSNHGVYMMQVFGASKIETTALNPRDAVGISETKDFKIEATEDSQFLFIEVPVTFKES, from the coding sequence ATGACATTAGTTTTCCATAGTGCATCATCAAGAGGCTTTGCAAATCATGGTTGGTTGCAAGCCAATCATTCTTTTAGTTTTGCTAATTTTTACGATCCAAAAAAAATGAATTTTGGAGCTCTGAGAGTTTTGAACGATGATTTAATTGCGCCAAGCATGGGGTTTGGAACCCACCCACATGACAACATGGAAATTATTACCATACCACTTTCGGGACTTCTGAAACACAAAGATTCTATGGGAAACTCATGGGAAGAAGTGAAAGCGGGAGAAGTGCAGGTAATGTCTGCCGGTACAGGGATTCATCATTCGGAAATTAATGGCTCCGTTTCGGAGTCTTTAAGCTTGTTTCAAATATGGATTGTGCCAAATCAAAACAATGTCACCCCTCGATACGATCAACATTATTTCGACCAATCACCAGATGGTGAATTGCAGATTTTGGTGTCGTCAATTGAAGAGGGATCGACAGATTCGAGTTTGAAAATTCATCAAGATGCTCAAATTTCTAGAGTTAATTTATCTGCAAACACATTCTTTGAGTACAGTTTAAAATCCTCCAATCATGGCGTTTATATGATGCAGGTATTTGGAGCTTCAAAAATTGAAACCACAGCATTAAACCCGAGAGATGCGGTCGGAATTTCTGAAACTAAAGACTTTAAAATTGAAGCTACAGAAGATTCTCAATTCTTATTTATAGAAGTTCCTGTAACTTTTAAGGAAAGCTAA
- a CDS encoding CAL67264 family membrane protein, translated as MAMNKNTVLAWATYIMIFIGISLIALGAFRYNEVAGWGFASVGIGFFANAWVFNALKGRV; from the coding sequence ATGGCAATGAATAAAAATACAGTACTGGCTTGGGCCACATATATTATGATATTTATAGGAATCTCGCTAATTGCCTTGGGTGCTTTTAGATACAATGAGGTTGCTGGTTGGGGCTTTGCTTCGGTAGGTATTGGTTTTTTTGCCAATGCTTGGGTGTTTAACGCTTTAAAAGGACGTGTATAA
- the ettA gene encoding energy-dependent translational throttle protein EttA, producing MSDDKKIIFSMSGVTKSYQSANTPVLKNIYLSFFYGAKIGILGLNGSGKSTLLKIIAGVDKNYQGDVVFSQDYSVGYLEQEPKLDESKTVMEIVREGAAETVAILDEYNKINDMFGLEEVYSDADRMEKLMNRQSELQDQIDAANAWELDTKLEIAMDALRTPEGSKKISVLSGGERRRVALCRLLLQEPDVLLLDEPTNHLDAESVHWLEHHLAQYKGTVIAVTHDRYFLDNVAGWILELDRGEGIPWKGNYSSWLDQKSKRLAQESKTASKRQKTLERELDWVRQGAKGRQTKQKARLNNYDKLMNQDQKQLDEKLEIYIPNGPRLGTNVIEAEGVSKAYDDKLLYDNLNFNLPQAGIVGIIGPNGAGKTTIFKMIMGEETSDKGSFKVGETAKIAYVDQSHSNIDPEKSIWQNFSDEQELIMMGGRQVNSRAYLSRFNFTGSEQNKKVNMLSGGERNRLHLAMTLKEEGNVLLLDEPTNDLDVNTLRALEEGLENFAGCAVVISHDRWFLDRVCTHILAFEGNSEVYFYEGSFSEYEENKKQRLGGDLMPKRIKYKKLIR from the coding sequence ATGAGTGACGATAAAAAGATTATTTTTTCAATGTCTGGTGTGACCAAGTCCTACCAAAGTGCAAATACACCTGTTTTAAAAAACATTTACCTTAGTTTCTTTTACGGAGCTAAAATCGGTATTTTAGGACTCAACGGATCTGGAAAATCAACCTTGCTTAAAATTATAGCTGGGGTCGATAAAAACTACCAAGGCGATGTTGTGTTTTCACAAGATTATTCTGTGGGTTATTTAGAACAAGAACCAAAATTAGACGAATCTAAAACGGTGATGGAAATTGTTCGTGAAGGCGCTGCTGAAACGGTTGCTATTTTGGATGAATACAATAAAATCAATGACATGTTTGGATTGGAAGAAGTGTATTCCGATGCCGACAGAATGGAAAAACTAATGAACCGTCAATCGGAGCTTCAAGATCAAATTGATGCTGCCAATGCATGGGAATTAGATACAAAATTAGAAATTGCAATGGATGCTTTAAGAACTCCTGAGGGTTCTAAAAAAATATCTGTGTTATCTGGAGGTGAACGCCGTCGTGTGGCTCTCTGTCGTTTATTGCTTCAAGAGCCCGATGTCTTATTGTTAGATGAACCCACAAACCACTTGGATGCGGAATCTGTTCACTGGTTAGAGCACCATTTGGCACAATATAAAGGCACTGTGATTGCAGTCACGCATGACAGGTATTTCCTAGATAATGTTGCGGGTTGGATTTTAGAATTGGATAGAGGCGAAGGCATTCCTTGGAAAGGGAATTACTCTTCTTGGTTGGATCAAAAATCGAAGCGTTTGGCACAAGAAAGCAAGACCGCTTCTAAACGTCAAAAGACCTTAGAGCGTGAATTGGACTGGGTGCGTCAAGGGGCTAAAGGCCGTCAAACAAAGCAGAAAGCGCGTTTGAACAATTATGATAAATTAATGAATCAAGATCAGAAGCAACTTGATGAAAAATTAGAAATATACATTCCTAACGGTCCCCGTTTGGGAACAAATGTTATTGAAGCAGAAGGTGTAAGTAAAGCCTATGATGATAAATTGTTATATGACAACTTAAACTTTAACCTTCCTCAAGCAGGAATCGTCGGAATTATTGGACCCAATGGTGCTGGTAAAACCACCATTTTTAAAATGATTATGGGTGAAGAAACTTCAGATAAAGGAAGTTTTAAAGTGGGAGAAACGGCCAAAATCGCCTATGTCGATCAAAGCCATTCAAATATTGATCCTGAAAAATCTATTTGGCAAAACTTTAGTGATGAGCAAGAGTTGATTATGATGGGAGGGCGTCAAGTAAATTCTCGTGCCTATCTAAGTCGTTTTAATTTTACTGGGAGTGAGCAAAACAAAAAAGTAAACATGCTTTCTGGTGGTGAACGGAACCGTTTGCATTTAGCAATGACGCTTAAGGAAGAAGGGAACGTCTTACTTTTGGATGAGCCAACGAATGATTTAGATGTAAATACTTTGAGAGCTTTGGAAGAAGGTCTTGAGAATTTTGCAGGCTGTGCAGTCGTGATCAGTCACGACCGTTGGTTTTTAGATCGTGTTTGTACACACATCTTGGCGTTTGAAGGAAATTCGGAAGTCTATTTTTACGAAGGAAGTTTTAGTGAATACGAAGAAAATAAAAAGCAACGTTTGGGTGGCGACTTGATGCCGAAACGAATTAAATACAAAAAGTTAATTAGATAA
- a CDS encoding DUF1272 domain-containing protein, giving the protein MLEMRSVCEHCSKALPSDSGEAMICAYECTFCSNCVEAILENKCPNCGGTFEKRPIKKTTS; this is encoded by the coding sequence ATGTTAGAAATGCGTTCCGTTTGTGAGCACTGTTCAAAAGCATTACCGTCAGATAGTGGTGAAGCAATGATTTGTGCTTACGAATGTACGTTTTGTAGCAATTGTGTTGAAGCCATTCTTGAAAATAAGTGTCCCAATTGTGGAGGAACTTTTGAAAAGCGTCCTATTAAAAAAACTACTTCTTAA
- a CDS encoding DUF6048 family protein, protein MNLHAQEETTQTTDSLVVKQKYGLRVGVDASKIVRTFLESDYSAFELNADYRLTNKLYVAGDVGTEERTTSTDYLNSTAKGSYLKVGFDYNMYTNWVGMENMVYSGLRFGLSNFDQTLNSYTIYDTNSPTWGQTEVLEGETFTGLSAAWLELIFGFKAEVLNNLFMGLNVQIKGRLSETQPDNFENIYIPGFGRTFDSGNFGVGFGYNISYLVPLFKKVKK, encoded by the coding sequence ATGAATCTTCATGCGCAAGAAGAAACCACTCAAACAACCGATAGTTTAGTTGTCAAACAAAAATACGGTCTGCGAGTAGGAGTTGACGCGAGCAAAATTGTACGCACCTTTTTAGAATCCGATTATAGTGCCTTTGAGCTCAATGCCGATTACCGTCTTACAAATAAGCTGTATGTTGCAGGAGACGTAGGTACTGAAGAGCGTACGACATCCACGGACTATTTAAACAGCACCGCAAAAGGCTCCTATCTGAAAGTTGGTTTTGATTATAATATGTATACCAATTGGGTTGGAATGGAAAATATGGTCTATTCTGGGCTTCGTTTTGGGCTTTCTAATTTCGATCAAACATTGAACAGTTACACGATTTATGATACCAACAGCCCAACTTGGGGACAAACCGAAGTCTTGGAAGGTGAGACGTTCACAGGATTGAGTGCCGCATGGCTTGAACTTATATTTGGATTTAAAGCCGAGGTTTTAAACAATCTTTTTATGGGGCTCAATGTTCAAATTAAAGGGCGATTATCTGAAACACAACCCGATAATTTTGAAAACATATACATTCCAGGATTCGGACGCACCTTTGATAGTGGAAATTTTGGAGTCGGTTTTGGTTACAATATCAGCTATTTAGTACCCTTGTTTAAAAAAGTTAAGAAGTAG
- a CDS encoding DUF6452 family protein, with amino-acid sequence MKKFICLFLIVIFSCEKDDICPDTTQTTPRLVIEFYDLTSPDEILAVPGLYALGLDSEGMEVAINNEIVTTRSSITLPLKTNDTETEFILYKSYDLVDGVVSGNPDTIKVTYDTEDVYVSRACGYKTNFNIQTFSITADPDQWMISSEILITEITNENDIHVKILHL; translated from the coding sequence ATGAAAAAGTTTATTTGTTTATTTTTAATCGTCATTTTTAGTTGTGAAAAAGACGACATCTGTCCTGATACTACTCAGACCACACCCCGACTTGTCATTGAGTTTTATGACCTCACATCTCCTGATGAAATTTTGGCAGTCCCTGGGCTTTATGCTTTAGGTCTTGATTCTGAAGGAATGGAGGTCGCAATCAATAATGAAATAGTAACCACCCGTTCTTCTATCACACTGCCCTTAAAAACAAACGACACAGAAACAGAATTTATACTTTATAAAAGTTATGATCTTGTGGATGGTGTGGTTAGCGGAAATCCAGATACAATAAAAGTAACCTACGACACTGAAGACGTGTATGTTTCAAGAGCCTGTGGGTATAAAACGAACTTCAATATTCAAACATTCTCAATTACCGCTGATCCTGATCAGTGGATGATTAGTTCTGAAATATTAATAACTGAAATCACAAATGAAAATGACATCCATGTTAAGATACTTCATTTATAG